The Deinococcus koreensis genome window below encodes:
- a CDS encoding trimeric intracellular cation channel family protein: protein MHELEWAPITLEVGLRWLDLTGIVAFALSGALLAVRKRFDLFGVLVLGCVTAVGGGAIRDTLTGQTPPLFLRDETYLWAALLGAALAFAFGERLARFERTLSIFDTVGLSLFAASGALGAINFGLGPLGVIFAGMLSGVGGGIIRDLIANEVPEVMYRRDQLYATAAAAGAFTVWALHPHVTPFQAQFAGSAVVTLLRWLSRRGWARLPVRRLPNGQG from the coding sequence GTGCATGAACTGGAGTGGGCGCCCATCACGCTGGAGGTGGGGCTGCGCTGGCTCGACCTGACCGGCATCGTGGCCTTCGCGCTCTCGGGGGCGTTGCTGGCGGTTCGGAAACGCTTCGACCTGTTCGGGGTGCTGGTGCTGGGCTGCGTCACGGCGGTGGGCGGCGGGGCCATCCGCGACACCCTGACCGGCCAGACCCCGCCCCTCTTCCTGCGCGACGAGACCTACCTGTGGGCCGCCCTGCTGGGCGCCGCGCTGGCCTTCGCCTTCGGCGAGCGGCTGGCCCGCTTCGAGCGCACCCTGAGCATCTTCGACACGGTGGGGCTCTCGCTGTTCGCGGCCTCGGGGGCGCTGGGGGCCATCAACTTCGGGCTGGGGCCGCTGGGCGTGATCTTCGCGGGGATGCTCAGCGGGGTGGGCGGCGGCATCATCCGCGACCTGATCGCCAACGAGGTGCCGGAGGTGATGTACCGCCGCGACCAGCTGTACGCCACGGCCGCCGCCGCCGGGGCCTTCACGGTCTGGGCGCTGCACCCGCACGTCACGCCCTTCCAGGCGCAGTTCGCGGGCTCGGCGGTGGTCACCCTGCTGCGCTGGCTCTCGCGGCGCGGCTGGGCCCGGCTGCCGGTGCGGCGGTTGCCGAACGGCCAGGGGTGA
- a CDS encoding response regulator, which translates to MRPLHVHFVDDNMADLMLTNEILESHADVVEVSTSLSGPAALEFLRDSRNSRPDVVVLDINMPGLSGFEVLAAMKSDPALVDIPVVMLSTSSNPRDVAQAYTLHASSYLVKAHDFQQFVQQIEAFITYLRQTRLTHWPNAMTDA; encoded by the coding sequence TTGCGACCCCTGCACGTTCACTTTGTCGATGACAACATGGCCGACCTCATGCTGACCAATGAAATTCTGGAGTCGCACGCCGATGTCGTGGAAGTCAGCACCAGCCTCAGCGGCCCCGCCGCGCTGGAATTCCTGCGCGACAGCCGCAATTCCCGCCCGGACGTGGTGGTGCTGGACATCAACATGCCCGGTCTCTCGGGCTTCGAGGTGCTGGCGGCCATGAAGAGCGACCCGGCCCTGGTGGATATCCCGGTCGTGATGCTCTCGACCTCCAGCAACCCGCGCGACGTGGCGCAGGCCTACACCCTGCACGCCAGCTCCTACCTCGTCAAGGCGCACGATTTCCAGCAGTTCGTGCAGCAGATCGAGGCCTTCATCACCTACCTGCGCCAGACCCGCCTGACCCACTGGCCCAACGCCATGACCGACGCCTGA
- a CDS encoding deoxyribodipyrimidine photo-lyase yields MPPLRYKGAMIHDTRIQLLRPGEPVRKGFVLLWAQTSVRTRDNHALEYAVREANRLGLPLVAVFGLTPSYPEANARHYQFLLEGLRDLKANLAARGIPLRVGLGSPPEVVLSTAGEGAALVVTDVGYMRIHREWREWLRARLEVPFVQVESEPVIPVHVVSRKQEYAARTIRPKIHRLLSDYLVPLEAHDLRRQTRDWEGGLDVSDPAGVARGLPLDQSVPPGEEEGGENAALEMLEDFITRKLDAYDRRRNDPNVDGSSRLSAYLHYGHLSPLSAALAAREHAGPGVDSFLEELIVRRELSFNLTTFNPAYDRYDGMPAWAKATLQEHAADRRESLYSREEFDAAQTHDPYWNAAQRQMTRTGRMHNYMRMYWGKKILEWSPTPGVAYDTMVWLNNRYEQDGRNPNSYAGMGWVFGLHDRPWQTRPIFGMVRSMTAGGLRRKFDADAYARKWAGEEPAPS; encoded by the coding sequence ATGCCCCCTCTCCGCTACAAAGGGGCCATGATCCACGACACGCGCATCCAGCTCCTGCGCCCCGGCGAGCCCGTCAGGAAGGGCTTCGTCCTGCTGTGGGCGCAGACCAGCGTCCGCACGCGCGACAACCACGCCCTGGAATACGCGGTGCGGGAGGCCAACCGCCTGGGCCTGCCTCTGGTGGCCGTGTTCGGCCTGACCCCCAGCTATCCCGAGGCGAACGCCCGCCACTACCAGTTCCTGCTGGAGGGCCTGCGCGACCTGAAGGCGAACCTCGCGGCGCGCGGGATTCCGCTGCGCGTGGGCCTGGGCTCGCCGCCGGAGGTCGTGCTGAGTACGGCCGGCGAGGGAGCCGCGCTGGTGGTGACCGATGTCGGCTACATGCGGATTCACCGCGAGTGGCGCGAGTGGCTGCGGGCGCGGCTGGAGGTGCCCTTCGTACAGGTCGAGTCCGAGCCCGTGATTCCCGTCCACGTGGTCAGCCGCAAGCAGGAATACGCCGCCCGCACCATCCGCCCCAAGATCCACCGCCTGCTGAGCGACTACCTCGTGCCGCTGGAGGCCCACGACCTGAGGCGGCAGACCCGCGACTGGGAGGGCGGACTGGACGTGAGCGACCCGGCCGGCGTGGCGCGCGGCCTGCCGCTGGATCAGTCCGTGCCGCCGGGCGAGGAGGAGGGAGGCGAGAACGCGGCGCTGGAGATGCTGGAGGACTTCATCACCCGCAAGCTCGACGCCTACGACCGGCGGCGCAACGACCCCAACGTGGACGGCAGCAGCCGCCTGAGCGCCTACCTGCACTACGGGCACCTCTCGCCGCTGAGCGCCGCCCTGGCGGCCCGCGAGCACGCCGGGCCGGGCGTGGACTCCTTTCTGGAGGAGCTGATCGTGCGCCGCGAACTGAGCTTCAACCTCACGACCTTCAACCCCGCCTACGACCGCTACGACGGGATGCCTGCCTGGGCGAAAGCCACCCTGCAGGAGCACGCCGCGGACCGGCGCGAGTCCCTGTACAGCCGTGAGGAGTTCGACGCCGCCCAGACCCACGACCCCTACTGGAACGCCGCCCAGCGCCAGATGACCCGCACCGGCCGGATGCACAACTACATGCGGATGTACTGGGGCAAGAAGATCCTGGAATGGTCGCCGACGCCCGGCGTGGCCTACGACACGATGGTCTGGCTGAACAACCGCTACGAGCAGGACGGCCGCAACCCGAACTCCTACGCCGGCATGGGCTGGGTGTTCGGCCTGCACGACCGCCCCTGGCAGACCCGCCCGATCTTCGGCATGGTGCGCTCCATGACCGCCGGCGGCCTGAGGCGCAAATTCGACGCCGACGCCTACGCCCGCAAATGGGCCGGGGAGGAGCCGGCACCCAGCTGA
- a CDS encoding MBL fold metallo-hydrolase: MTLPSPTRHVTSSGARVYTLPLLAFPHLPANAFLIVVGDPARPAYTALVDVGGSHEGSTQGLLAALDGVRTGYGEAWSWDGLARVVITHPHTDHVAGLPFVRGLSAAPVAAHARAVPTIERPEERREAGLAAIEAHLTWAGIHTEYAERMRRRAGNLMLPSGVEVATPVQDGDLLDGLFTVVYTPGHEGSQICLRLDDLLLSADHLLPRNSPPLMPERMQPGAGLANYLASLRKVEALEGVSLALGGHDGPMPDWRGRVRQLRERYEGKLRGVLDAAGTPMTVHDLTHAVNPRLKAVQALLLLDQTGALVEELAARGELLETRRADGAALFRRA; this comes from the coding sequence ATGACCCTCCCGTCGCCCACCCGGCACGTCACCTCCAGCGGAGCGCGGGTCTATACCCTGCCGCTGCTCGCCTTCCCGCACCTGCCGGCCAACGCCTTCCTGATCGTGGTAGGCGACCCGGCGAGGCCGGCCTACACGGCCCTGGTCGATGTCGGCGGCAGCCATGAGGGCAGCACCCAGGGCCTGCTGGCCGCCCTGGACGGGGTGCGAACCGGGTACGGCGAGGCGTGGTCGTGGGACGGCCTCGCGCGCGTCGTGATCACGCACCCGCACACGGATCACGTGGCGGGGCTGCCCTTCGTGCGCGGCCTGAGCGCCGCGCCGGTCGCCGCGCACGCGCGGGCCGTGCCGACCATTGAGCGCCCCGAGGAGCGCCGGGAGGCCGGGCTGGCCGCTATCGAGGCCCACCTGACCTGGGCCGGTATCCATACTGAGTACGCCGAACGGATGCGCCGCCGCGCCGGGAACCTGATGCTGCCCAGCGGAGTCGAGGTCGCCACGCCCGTGCAGGATGGAGACCTGCTGGACGGTCTCTTCACGGTCGTCTACACGCCCGGCCACGAGGGTTCGCAGATCTGCCTGCGCCTGGATGACCTGCTGCTCAGCGCCGACCACCTGCTGCCGCGTAACTCCCCGCCGCTGATGCCGGAGCGGATGCAGCCCGGCGCGGGGCTGGCGAACTACCTGGCCTCGCTGCGGAAGGTCGAGGCCCTGGAGGGCGTGAGCCTCGCCCTGGGCGGCCACGACGGCCCGATGCCGGACTGGCGCGGCCGGGTTCGGCAGCTCCGGGAGCGCTACGAGGGCAAGCTGCGCGGCGTGCTGGACGCAGCAGGCACGCCCATGACCGTCCACGACCTGACCCACGCGGTCAACCCGCGCCTGAAGGCCGTGCAGGCGCTGCTGCTGCTCGACCAGACCGGCGCCCTGGTGGAGGAGCTGGCGGCGCGGGGTGAGCTGCTGGAGACCCGCCGGGCCGATGGCGCGGCGCTGTTCCGGCGGGCCTGA
- a CDS encoding DNA repair protein, with protein MARVKTKDAAGTQPAPPSPHAHLDAFDALMATAAVDSQIRALAESGADTQTLNAALTEAFVQAQRRWGLGLHHLRHAAELTVRGEQPDIALLTDGQLTAHVSEGSAAIAAAYAPMQALDERGLSLWGALPDGHRVPADVPFTHLKALIEDARDFETHWLSGRGGTFSRVWRSGETLFVEVARPASPQAALSDAAWDVITGIKDRTFQRELMSRSEEVGLLGALLAARHAGAGANLARLPEAHFTVQAAVQTLEGTDGRSAEGYRAQIRNALAELEDYQSGATRQLAQVLKHGLRSQ; from the coding sequence ATGGCACGAGTAAAAACGAAAGACGCCGCGGGCACCCAGCCCGCCCCCCCTTCGCCCCACGCCCACCTGGACGCCTTCGACGCCCTGATGGCGACCGCGGCCGTGGACAGCCAGATCCGTGCGCTCGCCGAGAGCGGCGCCGACACCCAGACGCTGAACGCCGCCCTGACCGAGGCCTTCGTGCAGGCGCAGCGGCGCTGGGGCCTGGGGCTGCACCACCTGCGGCACGCCGCCGAACTGACCGTGCGCGGCGAGCAGCCCGATATCGCCCTGCTCACCGACGGGCAGCTCACCGCGCATGTCAGCGAGGGCTCGGCCGCGATCGCCGCCGCCTACGCGCCCATGCAGGCCCTGGACGAACGCGGCCTGAGCCTGTGGGGCGCCCTGCCCGACGGCCACCGGGTTCCGGCCGACGTGCCCTTCACGCACCTGAAAGCGCTGATCGAGGACGCCCGCGACTTCGAGACCCACTGGCTGAGCGGCCGGGGCGGCACCTTCAGCCGCGTCTGGCGCTCGGGCGAGACGCTGTTCGTGGAAGTCGCCCGCCCCGCCTCGCCCCAGGCCGCGCTCTCCGACGCCGCGTGGGACGTGATCACCGGGATCAAGGATCGCACCTTCCAGCGTGAGCTGATGAGCCGCAGCGAGGAAGTGGGCCTGCTGGGCGCCCTGCTGGCGGCGCGGCACGCGGGCGCGGGCGCCAACCTCGCCCGACTGCCCGAAGCCCACTTCACCGTGCAGGCCGCCGTGCAGACCCTGGAGGGAACCGATGGCCGCAGCGCCGAAGGCTACCGCGCCCAGATCCGCAACGCCCTGGCCGAACTGGAGGACTACCAGTCCGGCGCCACGCGGCAGCTCGCGCAGGTGCTCAAGCACGGCCTCCGCAGCCAGTAA
- a CDS encoding histidine phosphatase family protein: MNVLLIRHAQSVNNALEGRPDSLEARQADPPLTALGCEQARRLADWSPTDDLCRRITHLYSSLTTRAVQTAAPLAHALGLDVQGLTDAYECGGLSTGPAGGFTPVAGRDHDSLLLDCPTLLWPAEIQGQGWDGGCEPWDSTGFARRAARVTARLRATGGADVIALITHHDFAQHLIADLLGLPELDGEAPTFRLNNTATAYIEVSAGPAPTERRVLHWLGRVAHLPPESVTR; this comes from the coding sequence GTGAACGTGCTGCTGATCCGCCACGCCCAGTCGGTGAACAATGCCCTGGAAGGGCGACCGGACTCTCTGGAGGCAAGGCAGGCCGATCCGCCCCTGACCGCTCTGGGGTGTGAGCAGGCGCGGCGACTGGCGGACTGGTCGCCCACGGATGACCTCTGCCGCCGGATCACGCACCTGTATTCCAGCCTCACCACCCGCGCCGTGCAGACGGCCGCGCCGCTGGCCCACGCGCTCGGGCTGGACGTGCAGGGCCTGACGGACGCCTACGAGTGCGGCGGCCTGAGCACTGGCCCGGCGGGAGGGTTCACGCCGGTCGCCGGACGCGACCACGACTCGCTGCTGCTGGACTGCCCAACCCTCCTGTGGCCGGCAGAGATTCAGGGCCAGGGCTGGGACGGCGGCTGCGAACCCTGGGACAGCACCGGCTTTGCCCGGCGGGCGGCCCGCGTCACGGCGCGGCTGCGGGCGACCGGGGGGGCCGACGTGATCGCACTGATCACCCACCATGACTTCGCCCAGCACCTGATCGCTGACCTGCTGGGCCTGCCAGAGCTGGACGGCGAGGCGCCGACCTTCCGCCTGAACAACACCGCCACCGCCTATATCGAGGTGAGCGCCGGTCCTGCCCCAACGGAACGCCGCGTGCTGCACTGGCTGGGGCGTGTGGCCCATCTGCCCCCAGAGTCCGTGACGCGGTGA